In a genomic window of Carassius gibelio isolate Cgi1373 ecotype wild population from Czech Republic chromosome A3, carGib1.2-hapl.c, whole genome shotgun sequence:
- the LOC127941809 gene encoding noggin-1-like yields MDLPQCLVSVYLLLVSLAQCQHYYLLRPMPSDTLPLLELKEDPDPIYDPRGEDINETELRSALGDFDSRFLSVSPPQDRYTGNEDRDELDLQQQHPTGLMPKDIKNLYLDVQWGKKRNASNKLKRRLQMWLWSYSFCPVLYAWNDLGARFWPRFVRAGSCYSKRSCSVPEGMACKPAKSTHITLLRWRCVQRRGALKCAWIPVQYPIITECKCSCAN; encoded by the coding sequence ATGGACCTCCCGCAGTGTTTGGTGTCCGTGTACCTGTTGCTGGTGTCCCTCGCTCAGTGTCAGCACTATTACCTCCTCAGACCCATGCCAAGTGACACTTTACCCCTGCTGGAGCTCAAGGAGGACCCCGACCCCATCTACGACCCGCGGGGGGAGGACATAAACGAGACCGAGCTGAGAAGCGCGCTCGGGGACTTTGACAGCCGCTTCCTGTCCGTCAGCCCTCCTCAGGACCGCTACACGGGCAACGAGGACCGGGACGAGCTGGACCTCCAGCAGCAGCACCCCACCGGGCTGATGCCCAAAGACATCAAGAACCTGTATCTGGACGTGCAGTGGGGCAAGAAGCGCAACGCCAGCAATAAGCTGAAGCGCAGGCTGCAGATGTGGCTGTGGTCCTACTCGTTCTGCCCGGTGCTGTACGCGTGGAACGACCTCGGCGCGCGCTTCTGGCCGCGCTTCGTGCGCGCGGGGAGCTGCTACAGCAAGCGCTCGTGCTCGGTGCCGGAGGGGATGGCGTGCAAACCGGCCAAATCCACGCACATCACGCTGCTGCGGTGGAGGTGCGTGCAGAGGCGAGGCGCGCTCAAGTGCGCGTGGATACCGGTGCAGTATCCCATCATAACAGAGTGCAAATGCTCGTGCGCGAACTGA